From Anaerotignum faecicola, the proteins below share one genomic window:
- a CDS encoding S-layer homology domain-containing protein, translated as MKRKMSAFITAAATISCATICMASITFSDINNVPWEGAKNYIVKVADLGLMVGQENGDGTSVFRAKDKVTYCETVQLIYNILKDQGRAEPSEAVTAKWKMVMERSGIPEWAHEATAYCLENGIISVEDIAGFVETDGSGENATREDVALIFGRAIDENAEDEKDFGFNDSSKISEKAAPYVNLLAEKNILVGDSNKNFNPDNFINRAEMAVVATKTYGFISGEDIDVSDSSVSGTVSGLNKSGNIIEINVTGKDGSQIKLSGVKGTPIKTDAGKTDIADISEGDEVTLNYTGNFITSGSVEKGGAKSANDSIVTGTVNNITNKKIAVNLNDGSQQAYNISGAASVTLNGEKASAADISDVIDNGLTVDVTVKLSAGQASDIAASGETGVVEGTISDIDSSEVTIMRTRGNEKSFDIADGVKIKLDGKTAKIGDISDALENDSELFIRAELDDSKEVEKMTVSYSQSGGTASGMINKITDEKISLSTSTDDSTGYYFEGAPKVVYEGDEITLSSLERKVNGGTEISATVYLNDRKKVTKIEAVSEEGKYVTVKNLTDNNITIVTDSGFENEYLLADDVDVKYSDGSKVNFGNFKEVYIPGKTKVKLTINSKSVVTRIVADIDSESYDKISGKVKGLNGNGIKVGGKTVYFSEDTLYNVDGKETELDEILEGYEFGEEMDATVIFSEDIARNVTIEITSVSGKISDMKKGYITLSSSEGSRQYQVASDEELVVKYSDESKAYDFQNLYGRWYTNGEDFSVECMVDNGVIVKIEAKRI; from the coding sequence ATGAAAAGGAAAATGTCGGCGTTTATAACTGCGGCGGCTACAATAAGCTGCGCTACTATTTGTATGGCTTCGATAACATTTTCGGATATAAATAATGTGCCATGGGAAGGCGCTAAGAATTATATTGTCAAAGTTGCGGATCTCGGCCTTATGGTTGGTCAGGAAAACGGCGACGGTACGAGCGTTTTCAGGGCAAAAGACAAGGTTACATACTGCGAAACGGTGCAGCTTATATACAACATACTTAAAGACCAGGGGCGCGCTGAACCGTCGGAGGCCGTAACCGCTAAATGGAAAATGGTTATGGAGCGCAGCGGCATACCGGAATGGGCGCATGAAGCGACGGCATACTGCCTTGAAAACGGTATTATATCCGTTGAAGATATAGCAGGATTTGTCGAAACCGACGGCTCGGGCGAAAATGCGACGCGCGAGGACGTTGCGCTTATATTCGGAAGGGCTATTGACGAGAATGCGGAAGATGAAAAAGATTTCGGTTTTAACGACAGTTCAAAGATTTCCGAAAAGGCGGCGCCGTATGTAAATCTGCTTGCAGAGAAAAATATACTTGTAGGCGACAGCAATAAGAACTTTAACCCGGATAATTTTATAAACAGGGCTGAAATGGCAGTTGTGGCGACAAAAACATACGGTTTTATTTCAGGCGAGGATATAGACGTTTCCGACAGCTCTGTTTCCGGAACAGTAAGCGGACTGAATAAATCGGGGAATATAATTGAAATAAATGTGACGGGGAAAGACGGATCGCAGATAAAATTAAGCGGCGTTAAAGGCACGCCGATCAAAACCGACGCCGGAAAAACCGACATAGCGGATATTTCCGAAGGCGACGAGGTTACGCTTAATTATACCGGAAACTTTATAACAAGCGGCTCCGTTGAAAAAGGCGGCGCGAAATCCGCAAACGATTCAATAGTTACGGGAACCGTAAATAATATCACAAATAAGAAAATTGCCGTTAATCTTAACGACGGTTCGCAGCAGGCATACAATATTTCCGGCGCGGCGTCCGTAACCCTTAATGGAGAGAAAGCGTCAGCAGCCGATATATCAGACGTAATAGACAATGGGCTTACGGTTGACGTAACGGTTAAGCTTTCGGCAGGACAAGCGTCGGATATTGCGGCGTCAGGCGAAACAGGGGTTGTAGAGGGAACAATAAGCGACATAGACTCAAGTGAAGTGACAATTATGCGCACGCGGGGAAACGAGAAATCCTTTGACATAGCCGACGGCGTTAAAATTAAGCTGGACGGCAAAACGGCAAAAATAGGCGATATTTCCGATGCTCTTGAAAATGACAGCGAGCTTTTTATAAGGGCTGAACTGGACGATTCCAAAGAAGTTGAAAAGATGACGGTTTCATACTCGCAGTCGGGAGGTACGGCTAGCGGTATGATTAATAAGATAACGGACGAAAAAATCAGCCTTTCAACCTCAACGGACGATTCCACGGGATACTATTTTGAAGGCGCGCCGAAAGTCGTTTACGAAGGCGACGAGATAACGTTATCGAGCCTTGAGAGGAAAGTTAACGGCGGAACTGAAATATCGGCGACTGTTTATCTTAACGACCGGAAAAAAGTTACCAAAATCGAGGCCGTATCGGAAGAGGGAAAATATGTAACGGTTAAAAATCTCACGGATAACAACATTACTATCGTGACCGATTCCGGCTTTGAGAACGAATATCTGCTTGCCGATGACGTCGACGTTAAATACTCCGACGGCTCAAAGGTTAATTTCGGCAATTTTAAAGAAGTTTATATACCGGGCAAAACAAAAGTCAAGCTGACGATAAACAGCAAGTCTGTCGTCACACGGATTGTCGCCGATATAGATTCCGAAAGCTATGACAAAATTTCGGGAAAAGTTAAAGGCTTAAATGGCAACGGAATAAAAGTGGGCGGCAAGACGGTTTATTTCTCGGAAGACACGCTGTATAATGTGGATGGAAAAGAAACGGAACTCGACGAAATACTGGAAGGATATGAGTTCGGGGAAGAAATGGATGCAACTGTAATATTCTCGGAAGATATAGCGAGAAATGTAACCATAGAGATTACCTCTGTAAGCGGTAAAATTTCTGACATGAAAAAAGGCTATATAACGCTTTCATCATCAGAAGGCAGCAGGCAGTACCAGGTTGCCTCCGACGAGGAACTTGTTGTAAAATATTCCGATGAGAGCAAAGCCTATGATTTCCAGAACCTTTACGGCAGATGGTATACAAACGGCGAGGATTTTTCCGTTGAATGTATGGTCGACAACGGGGTTATAGTTAAAATCGAAGCTAAGAGGATTTGA
- the lepB gene encoding signal peptidase I, which produces MNMKDGNGKSYNYEEDDEDEKKINVRKEIFSWIKTILLALVLAYCINTFVIVNATVPTGSMENTIMPKDRIIALRLAYDFGKPQRGDIAVFKYPDNESLLYVKRVIGLPGETVEIKDGLVYINGADEPLADEYVKETPYGDFGPYEVPEGHYFMLGDNRNESLDSRFWINKFVEEDKILGKVYLKYFPGFKLLK; this is translated from the coding sequence ATGAATATGAAAGATGGCAATGGCAAGTCATATAATTATGAAGAAGATGACGAGGACGAAAAGAAAATCAACGTCAGGAAAGAAATTTTCAGCTGGATAAAAACTATACTGCTTGCGCTTGTATTGGCATACTGTATAAATACATTTGTCATAGTTAATGCAACGGTGCCTACAGGATCAATGGAAAATACAATTATGCCGAAAGACAGGATCATTGCCCTCAGGCTGGCTTACGATTTCGGAAAGCCTCAGAGAGGAGATATTGCCGTATTTAAATATCCTGACAACGAAAGCCTGCTGTATGTTAAAAGGGTAATAGGGCTTCCTGGGGAAACGGTTGAGATCAAGGACGGGCTTGTATATATTAACGGGGCTGACGAGCCGCTTGCCGACGAATATGTTAAGGAAACGCCTTATGGAGATTTCGGCCCGTACGAAGTGCCGGAGGGGCATTACTTTATGCTTGGCGACAACCGCAACGAATCTCTGGATTCAAGGTTTTGGATTAATAAATTTGTTGAAGAAGACAAAATACTCGGAAAAGTATATTTAAAATATTTTCCCGGGTTTAAGCTGCTTAAATGA
- a CDS encoding DUF1858 domain-containing protein, protein MANQVTKETKIGELLMMDRGVASVLMGAGMHCVGCPSSAGETLEEASMVHGMDADKLVADINTYFANK, encoded by the coding sequence ATGGCAAACCAAGTTACAAAAGAAACAAAGATAGGCGAGCTTCTTATGATGGACAGGGGTGTAGCTTCCGTATTAATGGGAGCCGGTATGCACTGTGTCGGCTGTCCGTCGTCAGCCGGCGAAACGTTGGAGGAGGCAAGTATGGTCCACGGAATGGATGCTGACAAGCTTGTTGCCGACATCAACACATATTTTGCAAACAAATAG
- a CDS encoding radical SAM protein: MRYEGVVYRPPSEAGSLIIQLTIGCARNTCTFCAMFKDKRFRIRKLDEVIEDLLMARKYYGNIRVRRIFLADGDALIVKTKDLLYILEKIKEIFPEVERISAYGAPADVLMKTDEELKALKDAGLDMIYMGAESGDDVVLKDVKKGATSAEIIEAGIKIRKAGMALSITLISGLGGRNRVEEHAINSARLITAIKPEYVGFLTLMVEPGTPLYEDHRAGRFELLGPREILQEVRLFIQNVDAEGTVFRSNHASNYISLKGTFNKDRELMLRQIEQAEKNGVFKDERYRGI; this comes from the coding sequence ATGAGATATGAAGGCGTTGTTTACAGACCACCCAGCGAGGCAGGAAGCCTCATAATCCAGCTTACAATCGGCTGTGCAAGGAATACATGCACTTTTTGCGCAATGTTTAAAGATAAAAGGTTTAGAATAAGGAAATTAGACGAGGTTATAGAAGACCTTTTAATGGCGAGGAAATATTACGGGAACATCCGCGTAAGGAGGATATTCCTTGCGGACGGCGACGCGCTTATTGTTAAAACGAAAGACCTGCTTTATATACTTGAAAAGATAAAGGAAATTTTCCCCGAGGTTGAAAGGATTTCGGCTTACGGAGCTCCTGCCGACGTGCTTATGAAAACTGACGAGGAACTTAAGGCGCTTAAAGATGCGGGGCTTGATATGATATATATGGGAGCCGAAAGCGGCGACGACGTAGTTTTGAAAGACGTTAAAAAAGGAGCTACTTCCGCTGAAATTATTGAAGCGGGCATTAAAATCAGGAAAGCCGGCATGGCGCTTTCCATAACGCTTATTTCAGGCCTCGGAGGCCGGAACAGGGTTGAAGAGCACGCAATAAATTCAGCTAGGCTTATAACTGCCATTAAGCCGGAATACGTTGGGTTTTTGACTTTGATGGTGGAACCTGGAACGCCGCTTTATGAGGATCATCGTGCCGGCCGTTTTGAACTTTTGGGCCCGCGCGAGATACTTCAGGAAGTTCGGCTTTTTATACAGAACGTAGACGCCGAGGGAACTGTTTTCCGCTCCAACCACGCTTCAAATTATATATCGCTTAAAGGCACGTTTAACAAGGACAGGGAGCTTATGCTCCGCCAAATCGAACAGGCTGAAAAGAACGGCGTCTTTAAAGATGAAAGATACAGGGGAATTTAA
- a CDS encoding DctP family TRAP transporter solute-binding subunit translates to MKKLFCLAAASVLAASMLAGCGGGETPAEGGSGETISLSVFCGSIAENTPTGDALKEMVNYINENSNGTLEATAYYDTALGDATSMVQGLQQGTIDIGVTGTSYFTGLVPEISVFELPFLFDNLDQARAATSGEAAEKIFDMFEEKGIIGISFWENGFRQLSNNVREINEPADLEGIKMRTLPATIQVETWKALGALPTTIDAAELYTALQQGTVSAEENPLHEIVSRKFYEVQNYITLTSHVYTPQFMGVSAKTWEKLNDEQKQVIMDAAKVGQEAQREFNAQKTEEAMQVLLDNGCVINENPDIEKFKEIAQTVWPTFTDEYGTELLDIIQAQKEAGNEQNS, encoded by the coding sequence ATGAAAAAATTATTTTGTTTAGCAGCAGCGTCTGTATTGGCGGCAAGCATGCTTGCCGGATGCGGCGGCGGAGAAACGCCGGCTGAAGGCGGAAGCGGAGAAACTATAAGCCTCAGCGTTTTTTGCGGGTCTATAGCTGAAAATACCCCAACCGGCGACGCGCTTAAAGAGATGGTTAACTATATAAATGAAAATTCCAACGGTACGCTGGAAGCTACGGCTTACTATGATACGGCTCTCGGCGACGCTACTTCTATGGTTCAGGGGCTCCAGCAGGGAACTATTGACATCGGAGTGACGGGAACGTCATACTTTACAGGGCTTGTGCCGGAAATTTCAGTTTTTGAACTTCCTTTCCTTTTTGACAATTTGGATCAGGCAAGGGCGGCTACAAGCGGCGAAGCGGCTGAAAAGATCTTTGATATGTTTGAAGAAAAAGGGATTATAGGAATTTCATTCTGGGAAAACGGTTTCAGGCAGCTTTCAAACAACGTAAGGGAAATAAACGAACCGGCGGATCTCGAAGGCATTAAAATGAGGACTCTACCCGCTACTATACAGGTTGAAACATGGAAAGCCCTCGGCGCGCTTCCTACAACTATCGACGCCGCAGAACTTTACACGGCTCTCCAGCAGGGAACGGTAAGCGCTGAAGAAAACCCGCTTCATGAAATAGTTTCAAGGAAGTTTTATGAAGTGCAGAACTACATAACCCTCACAAGCCATGTTTATACGCCTCAGTTTATGGGAGTAAGCGCAAAAACATGGGAAAAATTAAATGATGAACAAAAACAGGTTATAATGGATGCGGCAAAGGTCGGACAGGAAGCTCAGCGTGAATTCAACGCCCAAAAGACGGAAGAAGCTATGCAGGTGCTCCTTGATAACGGCTGTGTAATAAATGAAAACCCTGATATTGAAAAATTTAAAGAAATAGCGCAGACTGTATGGCCTACATTTACAGATGAATACGGCACGGAGCTCCTTGACATAATTCAGGCGCAGAAGGAGGCAGGAAATGAGCAGAATAGTTGA
- a CDS encoding TRAP transporter large permease, which yields MDVLVLMAVFFILLFLGVPIAFSLCLSALFYMIGFSDVPLIIIGQQMLKGVDSFTLMAIPFFVIAGGLMESGGISKRIVNFARTIVGFVPGGLAVVTVVASMIFAAMTGAGAATTAAVGGIMIPSMEEEGYDGGYASAVQAVGGIFGPLIPPSILMVLYGVASGESVGDMLMAGLIPGIFLGLIVIAVVIFQCIKKGYKGVGRFSLKTSVKSFGQAFWAILAPIIILGGIYSGFFTPTEASAVCCFYCLIIGLFVYKELRLENLLSVVFKSVKSAAGIMLIVAATQAFGWVITRAGIPQMVAEAFTSVIGSPTVFMLAVCFILLIAGCFIDAVPALLIFAPILIPTALEYGISLIHFGVVMVVVLCIGLVTPPVGLNLFVASSVGGQPVHKIIPHLPVLIGAILVGAVIIVFVPALSTFLPSLL from the coding sequence ATGGATGTTTTGGTGCTTATGGCAGTTTTTTTCATACTGCTGTTTTTAGGGGTGCCTATTGCGTTTTCATTGTGTTTATCGGCTTTATTTTATATGATTGGTTTTTCGGATGTGCCTCTTATTATTATAGGGCAGCAGATGCTTAAGGGCGTGGATTCATTTACGCTTATGGCCATTCCGTTTTTTGTTATAGCCGGCGGGCTTATGGAATCCGGCGGTATTTCGAAAAGGATTGTTAATTTTGCAAGGACTATTGTCGGCTTTGTCCCCGGCGGGCTTGCCGTTGTTACAGTGGTTGCCAGCATGATATTTGCGGCTATGACAGGCGCCGGAGCCGCTACAACGGCGGCGGTAGGCGGCATTATGATACCGTCTATGGAAGAAGAAGGCTATGACGGCGGATATGCAAGCGCTGTACAGGCTGTGGGAGGTATTTTCGGACCGCTTATTCCTCCCAGCATACTTATGGTGCTTTACGGAGTCGCTTCCGGAGAGTCCGTTGGCGATATGCTTATGGCGGGATTAATACCGGGCATATTTTTAGGACTTATTGTTATAGCCGTTGTAATATTCCAGTGCATAAAGAAAGGCTATAAGGGAGTCGGCCGTTTCAGCCTTAAAACTTCGGTTAAGTCCTTTGGGCAGGCGTTTTGGGCGATACTTGCCCCGATAATAATACTCGGCGGCATATATTCGGGATTTTTTACGCCTACGGAAGCATCGGCGGTATGCTGTTTTTACTGCCTTATAATAGGTTTATTTGTCTACAAGGAATTAAGGCTGGAAAATCTTTTGAGCGTTGTTTTTAAATCCGTAAAATCAGCGGCCGGCATAATGCTTATTGTTGCGGCCACACAGGCTTTCGGATGGGTAATTACAAGGGCGGGCATACCTCAAATGGTTGCCGAGGCGTTTACATCCGTAATCGGAAGCCCTACTGTATTTATGCTTGCCGTATGCTTTATACTTTTGATTGCGGGATGCTTCATAGACGCCGTGCCGGCGCTTTTGATTTTTGCTCCTATTTTGATACCTACGGCTCTTGAGTACGGAATTTCATTAATCCATTTCGGGGTTGTTATGGTTGTTGTGCTTTGCATCGGCCTTGTTACCCCGCCGGTTGGACTGAACCTTTTTGTAGCGTCTTCTGTTGGCGGCCAGCCGGTACATAAAATTATACCGCACCTTCCGGTACTTATAGGCGCTATTTTAGTCGGAGCGGTAATAATCGTTTTCGTTCCGGCGTTGTCAACATTTTTACCGTCACTTTTATAA
- a CDS encoding ferrous iron transporter B: MILNGLLCGFTADGNIIADSCRIFRTGIKSCPFDRRVFPTIILIASVFLAGGQSSFAAGMFVLLIIVTGIIITLFSSKLLSETALKGEPSSFVLELPPYRRPQIFQIIIRSLLDRTLFVLGRAVSVAVPCGALIWIMQNVTLGDTSILSAFASFLDPLGTLMGMNGIILAAFILGLPANEIVIPILIMYYLQSSSLMELSSNAEVYGLFVQNGWTLVTAVCVIMFSLNHFPCATTLLTIKKETGSIKWTVFSFIFPTLVGMTICICINAFCSLGAIFI; encoded by the coding sequence TTGATTTTAAACGGCCTTTTATGCGGCTTTACGGCCGATGGGAATATTATTGCTGATTCTTGCCGCATTTTTAGGACGGGCATAAAAAGTTGCCCTTTTGACAGGCGCGTATTCCCGACAATTATATTGATCGCGTCGGTATTCCTTGCGGGAGGGCAAAGCAGTTTTGCCGCCGGTATGTTTGTGCTTTTGATAATCGTAACGGGCATTATTATAACGCTGTTTTCTTCAAAATTACTTTCGGAAACAGCGCTGAAAGGAGAGCCGTCGTCTTTCGTTCTGGAACTTCCGCCATACCGGAGGCCGCAGATATTTCAAATTATAATAAGAAGCCTTCTTGACAGAACGCTTTTTGTTTTGGGCCGTGCCGTAAGCGTTGCGGTGCCGTGCGGGGCATTGATTTGGATAATGCAGAATGTAACGTTAGGAGATACAAGCATACTGTCAGCGTTCGCGTCGTTTCTCGATCCGTTGGGAACTCTTATGGGAATGAACGGGATTATACTTGCGGCTTTTATATTGGGACTGCCGGCCAATGAAATAGTTATACCTATATTAATAATGTACTATCTTCAAAGCAGTTCTTTAATGGAACTCTCATCAAATGCAGAAGTTTACGGGCTTTTTGTACAAAACGGCTGGACGCTTGTAACGGCGGTATGTGTTATTATGTTTTCGCTTAACCATTTCCCGTGCGCGACAACGCTTTTGACAATTAAAAAGGAAACGGGAAGTATAAAATGGACTGTATTTTCTTTTATATTCCCGACATTAGTGGGAATGACGATATGCATATGCATTAATGCTTTTTGCAGTCTGGGCGCAATTTTTATCTAA
- the wecB gene encoding UDP-N-acetylglucosamine 2-epimerase (non-hydrolyzing), with protein MSVFGTRPEAIKMAPLVKALENEPLCESVVCVTAQHRQMLDQVLEIFSLKPDYDLNIMKEKQTLETITTNALTGLSEVMRKEKPDIVLVHGDTTTTFAGSLAAYYSQIKVGHVEAGLRTYNKYEPFPEEMNRRLTGAIADLHFAPTKLSAMNLHKENIDNENIFITGNTVIDALKSTIKKDYLFSVHVLNNIDFENKRVIAMTAHRRENLGAPLENICRAVKAVAEKFKDVEVVYAVHKNPAVMEPVYRILGNTPNIHLTEPLDLKDMHNLMSRSYFVMTDSGGLQEEVPSMGKPVLVLRNVTERPEGIEAGTLKLAGTDEGKVFALAEELLTDKDMYSKMAKAKNPFGDGMASERIVQAILYYFGKRGKRPDDFA; from the coding sequence ATGAGCGTTTTCGGAACAAGGCCCGAGGCAATTAAAATGGCCCCTCTTGTTAAAGCGCTTGAGAATGAACCGTTATGTGAAAGCGTCGTATGCGTTACGGCGCAGCACAGGCAGATGCTCGATCAGGTGCTTGAGATATTCAGCCTTAAGCCTGATTACGATCTTAATATAATGAAAGAAAAACAAACGCTTGAAACAATTACGACGAATGCCCTCACAGGGCTTTCGGAAGTAATGCGTAAGGAAAAGCCGGATATAGTGCTTGTACATGGAGATACGACCACCACTTTTGCCGGAAGCCTAGCGGCATATTACAGCCAAATAAAGGTGGGGCATGTGGAAGCCGGGCTTAGGACATACAATAAATATGAGCCTTTCCCGGAAGAAATGAACAGGCGACTTACAGGGGCTATTGCCGATTTGCATTTTGCCCCCACCAAGCTTTCGGCGATGAATCTCCATAAAGAAAATATTGACAATGAAAATATTTTTATAACAGGAAACACTGTTATAGACGCGCTTAAATCTACAATAAAAAAAGACTATTTGTTTTCCGTGCACGTATTAAATAATATAGACTTTGAAAACAAGCGGGTTATTGCCATGACGGCCCACAGGAGGGAAAACCTCGGAGCTCCGCTTGAAAATATATGCCGGGCGGTAAAGGCTGTTGCGGAAAAGTTTAAAGATGTGGAAGTTGTATATGCCGTTCATAAGAATCCGGCGGTTATGGAACCTGTTTACAGGATACTCGGCAACACGCCGAATATACATCTTACAGAGCCGCTTGATTTAAAGGATATGCACAATCTTATGAGCAGATCATATTTTGTAATGACAGACAGCGGCGGGCTTCAGGAGGAAGTTCCGAGCATGGGCAAGCCCGTTCTTGTTTTGCGCAATGTTACGGAAAGGCCGGAAGGCATTGAGGCCGGAACACTTAAGCTTGCAGGAACGGATGAAGGAAAGGTATTCGCCCTTGCAGAGGAACTATTGACAGATAAAGATATGTACAGCAAAATGGCTAAGGCAAAAAACCCGTTTGGAGACGGTATGGCTTCGGAAAGGATTGTGCAGGCTATATTGTATTATTTCGGAAAAAGGGGAAAAAGGCCCGATGATTTTGCGTAA
- a CDS encoding cyclase family protein — MSRIVDLTLPIVEHWRYGIKFEKPMSHANHDRWEATAYNLQSHWFTHIDAPIHHDPNGLTLDAYPIENWCISDCLVLDFSDIADNTGITYEMLEEANKPFKDKHYDAVLIRTDRGRKVPWTEYDFWDNSPYVTADGGKWIKEYNPKVVGFDFPQDYEIRKIRTAGPKDPIYQPVHEIVLKEGKILMIEYMTNLWEIKSPTCKLIALPLNTKNADGSQIRVIAVVD, encoded by the coding sequence ATGAGCAGAATAGTTGATTTAACGCTTCCTATTGTTGAACATTGGAGGTATGGAATTAAGTTTGAAAAGCCAATGTCGCACGCCAACCATGATCGTTGGGAAGCTACGGCGTATAATCTTCAGTCTCATTGGTTTACCCATATTGACGCCCCGATTCATCATGATCCCAACGGCCTTACGCTGGACGCATATCCTATTGAAAACTGGTGCATATCAGACTGCCTTGTGCTTGATTTTTCGGATATAGCGGACAATACGGGAATAACGTATGAAATGCTTGAAGAAGCAAATAAGCCGTTTAAAGACAAACATTATGACGCTGTTTTAATAAGGACGGACCGCGGCAGGAAAGTTCCATGGACAGAATATGATTTTTGGGATAACTCGCCTTATGTAACGGCCGACGGCGGGAAATGGATTAAGGAATATAACCCGAAGGTTGTAGGGTTTGATTTTCCTCAGGATTACGAGATAAGAAAGATAAGGACGGCAGGGCCTAAAGACCCTATTTACCAGCCTGTACATGAAATAGTTTTGAAAGAAGGGAAAATACTCATGATTGAGTATATGACAAACTTGTGGGAAATCAAATCGCCTACTTGCAAGCTTATTGCCCTTCCGTTAAATACAAAAAATGCCGACGGTTCCCAAATCAGGGTTATAGCCGTTGTTGATTAA
- a CDS encoding TRAP transporter small permease — MPGFFHKSRKFIEALFGFIGIAMILIETYAVFARNLFKTTASWSDETLKLLFVWSIFICSALAFLSDDLIGLDLLEEKLSENKKAFTILKTIQYLFAFALSAFLSAQGVSMIMTQFATGEVTPVVQYPLWLINVGFLIGSVLTLVFSVYKIYHVIKDLKRSA; from the coding sequence ATGCCGGGATTTTTTCATAAATCAAGAAAATTTATAGAAGCGTTGTTCGGCTTTATCGGCATAGCTATGATTTTAATAGAAACGTACGCCGTATTTGCCAGGAACCTGTTTAAGACAACGGCTTCATGGTCTGACGAAACCCTTAAACTGTTGTTTGTATGGTCGATTTTCATTTGCTCGGCGCTGGCGTTTTTGTCGGATGATCTGATAGGCCTTGACCTTTTGGAAGAAAAGCTTTCCGAAAATAAAAAAGCTTTTACGATTCTTAAAACAATACAGTATTTGTTTGCATTTGCGCTTAGCGCATTTCTTTCGGCCCAGGGAGTTTCCATGATTATGACGCAGTTTGCGACGGGGGAAGTTACCCCTGTTGTACAGTATCCTTTATGGCTGATAAACGTCGGATTTTTAATCGGTTCGGTTTTAACGCTTGTATTTTCCGTTTATAAAATTTATCATGTTATTAAAGATTTAAAAAGGAGCGCATAA
- a CDS encoding 4-hydroxythreonine-4-phosphate dehydrogenase PdxA encodes MSGKKRIAILLGDAAGVGAEIVVKALSREKYKKSCVILLIGSKPIFERAENIVGEKIGVEYISSMDEYGNGKDGIYFWDLNDVMPEDAPFAAVSEKCGRSCIKQMDLAAGLYNDGIISGFAFAPFNKEAMILAGLGCESEHEYFAKIFSQNGPSGEINALNGLWTSRVTSHIPISEVSGSITEKSVYDAVMLISDTIKANGIKNPRIGVAALNPHCGEGGKCGREEIDAIIPAVKKAVGNGIDVSGPVSSDVLFIKAFDGEYDGVVTMYHDQGQIAMKLKGFSKGVTIAGGIKAPIATCAHGTAFDIAGKGVAESTAFEAAVDCVISMCGN; translated from the coding sequence ATGAGCGGAAAAAAAAGGATAGCGATTCTTTTGGGCGACGCGGCCGGAGTGGGCGCCGAGATTGTTGTGAAAGCTTTAAGCAGGGAAAAATATAAAAAAAGCTGCGTAATTCTTTTAATAGGTTCAAAGCCGATATTCGAAAGAGCCGAAAATATTGTCGGAGAAAAGATTGGCGTCGAATATATAAGTTCTATGGACGAATACGGTAACGGCAAAGACGGTATTTATTTTTGGGATTTAAACGACGTTATGCCGGAAGACGCGCCGTTTGCGGCCGTAAGTGAAAAGTGCGGCAGAAGCTGCATAAAGCAGATGGATTTAGCCGCCGGGCTTTATAACGACGGAATTATCAGCGGATTTGCATTTGCACCTTTCAATAAAGAGGCTATGATATTGGCCGGCTTGGGATGTGAAAGCGAGCATGAATATTTTGCGAAAATTTTCAGCCAGAACGGACCGTCCGGCGAAATAAACGCCCTTAACGGTCTGTGGACAAGCCGTGTGACGAGCCATATACCGATAAGCGAAGTAAGCGGAAGCATAACCGAAAAAAGCGTTTATGACGCCGTGATGCTTATTAGCGATACGATAAAAGCCAACGGCATAAAAAATCCGCGCATAGGAGTGGCGGCTTTAAACCCCCACTGCGGAGAAGGAGGAAAATGCGGCCGTGAAGAAATTGACGCGATTATTCCGGCTGTAAAGAAAGCCGTCGGAAACGGCATCGACGTTTCGGGCCCCGTATCTTCCGACGTATTGTTTATAAAAGCTTTTGACGGAGAATATGACGGCGTTGTTACGATGTATCATGACCAAGGGCAAATAGCCATGAAGCTGAAAGGCTTTTCAAAAGGCGTTACTATTGCCGGAGGAATAAAAGCGCCTATTGCGACATGCGCGCATGGAACGGCGTTTGATATTGCCGGGAAAGGCGTTGCCGAAAGCACGGCCTTTGAAGCGGCTGTCGATTGTGTAATAAGTATGTGCGGCAATTAA